Within the Mesotoga infera genome, the region CCTTTATCTGTGAAAGTCGAGAACTTTCAGAGCTTCTTCAGCTTCGGCTCGGGAAGCGGAGAAGTCTGCCTAGACTGTCAGTTCCTCGGAATGATGGCCGGTCTCGCTCTCTTCTACACATCCTACAAGGACGGTCAGGACTACGTAATCACTTACCTCTTCCCCGAGAGCGATACACTGGAATCTACCTACAACACGTTTCTCTGGATGAAGGATCTCCACGAACCAAATTCCTGGAGAAATCTGAAGGTCAAGGCGAGATTCTATCCTCAGGAACCCTATGAAACCCTTCTCCTCTCTCTTCACACCCTGTTCGAGAAGACCAGATTCATTCCCCGCTCCTCTTTCAAAGTCATGCAGGTCTCGAACACGGGGAGAAACAACTCCTTTCTCAACTTCGACTCATTCGAGAGAGTGGAGGAGTTGTCAGCCTTCTTCGAAAACGTAGAAAACCTCGGAGGCGACTTCTCGAAATTCATGGACAGTCTGGTAATTTCCGCAAGCCCTTCCGCCGATGTTTCCAGACGTGAAGAGATAGCCAAAATGATCCTCTCCTTCAAGCCGCTCGAAGAAAGGCTTCAGATGATCATGTTCGATCTCGAATACCCTGTCCGTTCAATATACGAAGTGATTGTTGCGTCAAATACTATGAAAGGAGTGAATGGCTTGGATCAAGCGACAATCGATCTCTCCAAAAAGGCCGGCGAGGTAATAGGCAACGCGGTCTTTGAAGCCCAGAGTTTCGGCGATCTATACTCTCTACGCAACAGCCGCTCTCTGGAAGACCTCTTGCTCACCCTGGCCGATCTTGAATTCAAGTATGCAAAAGAGGATTGGAAAATCAAAATCCCCGAAGAGTTCATAAGGATCCTCAATGAAGAAACCTGGAAGAAACCCAAAGCTCTGCTTGTAATCTTCGCTGTGAACAAGTACCTTTCAAGACATTTCGCATCTTCGCACAATGGAGGTGAAAAGATTGCAGATTAAATGCCTCTCTTGGGGTTCAATATCCAAGGTTACCATGGGAAACCCAAACGCAGGCTTCACAGAAGGCAATATCCAGACGGCAAAAAAGATCGTCGCCCCAGACGGTTCTGCATTCAACTACGTTTCCGGACAATGCCAGCGCCACGGCCTGAGAGAGAGATTCGCCGAAATCGGAGAAGCTCTTTCAACTCCCGTAGATGGAGAAGTTGAAACGACTCTCGGAGATCCGCTGAACTATATCGATGATGATCTCTTCGGTTACATGATCGCAGTAACCGGAGACAACAGAAAGAGAACATCACCCGTGAGAATCGCCCCGCTCGTGTCTCTCTTCCCATACAGAGGCGACAGAGATCTTCTCACAAAGACAAGGAAGGCTAGCGACAAGGGTGGAAACATGGTTGAAACCGAAGTCTATTCCGCATATCTGAGAGGCGGCGGGCTCATTGAGCTTGACAGGGTCGGCAAATTCGAACCCTCAGAGATCAAAGAGACCACACTCGAGATACAGAAAGAAGAGCGCTTTAGAAGACTCAACCTCCTCCTCGATTCCATGATGACTCTCTGGACAGGTGGAAAGCAGACCAATATACTGTCTGACATCTCTCCGAAATTCATTGCCTTCGCCTTTCAAACCGTAAAGCTTCCATTTCTCCTCGAATCCGTAACCTGTGACGCGAAGGGAAAGATCCTGGCCGAGACGCTGATCGACAGCATAACCAATTATTCAAACATAATCGATCGCGTAATTATTGGAACTACAAAAGTGCTCGATGCATCGGAACTCAATGCTGGCGCTAATCAGAATATTGAAATTCTTCCTATGACAGATGCCTTCTCCAAAGTCAAAGAGATCATTTCGACAATATAATACAGGCCCCTCTTGCGAGGGGCCTTTTCCAGTGGAGGTGAAAAGATGATTGTGCTCGAAATCTCAATAAAAGGATATACAGCTTCCTTTAGAAGCCCCGCCTCAATGAATTATCAGGAGAGCCTGCCCTTTCCCCCGCCAACGACGATCGCTGGAATAATCGGCGCAGCCACAGGCCGCGAGTACTTCGAGGCACAGAACTACTGCCGGGAACTTTCCTACGGAGTACACATACAGGAGAATGAGGGAATGGCAAAAGACCCCTGGGCAATAAAGAAAGTGAAAGGCGGAGGAAGATCCATAGGCAAAGCGGTAGTGATAAGAGAAGTCATCTATCGTCCCAAAATAACACTTGTAATTGCAGGCCCCCAGGACAAGCTCAAAGAAATCGAGGAAGCGCTTGCCGATCCCCGCTTCCCTCTAAGCCTGGGAAGAGACGACGAGTTCATAACCTCCGTCCAGTCTGAACTAAAGACCGCAGAGAGAGTGGATAAATCAGTCATAAACAATACTGTGGTCAAGGGAAACCTTGAAGGCAAGATCAACATCGCCGGACTTCATGAAGGACTTATCTCTCACTTCAAGACTTACTGGCTGAACTCTGAATTCGATCGCGATAAACGAAATCCGAAGGTGAGGAGGCCGGTAAGCAGATCTCCTTACATATACATCTCTGAACCGGTCAAATACTCCGGAGAGGCGGTAAATGTATCAGGAACTGCCTTCCCTCTTTGGAGGTAGAAGAATGTCTTTCGCAAAGCCGGGAGTAACTCTCGTCGAACACACAGAAAGAGTTCTGGATTACGCAAAGAACTATCTTGATCGAAACAGAATCGTCGCAACGAACACCGATCTTGACTCAAAAGAAATCTCCGAGGCGATTCTGACTGCCTGTGCATACCATGACATCGGGAAGGGATGTTCGGAATTCTCCTTTGACAAAAAAGGCTTCTCCCACTCCCTCGCATCGGCTCAGATAGCGATGGCCTCTCTTAAGGAGTCCCCCATGAAAAACTACATCCTCCAGTCTATACTGGGCCATCACGGTTCTCGATTCAAAGACTCCTTTTCCTCAACTGAATATCTGAGGCAAAAAGCGACTCCGAACTCCGAACTTGAGGAAGAATTCAGAGAGATAAAAGGCTATGCAAGCGAACACTTAGGCATAGAGCTCCCCGATCTTAACCTGAAAATGCCTTCCGCTCGAGAACTTCTCAAGAGGCTCTGCAACTTCTTCTTCAACGAAGCCGGCGACCGGCAACTCTATTCCTTGATCCAGGGCATTCTGAACCTAGCAGACTGGTCGGCTTCAGCAAAACGGTCACTCTCAGTGACTGAAATAGAC harbors:
- the cas5 gene encoding CRISPR-associated protein Cas5 — protein: MIVLEISIKGYTASFRSPASMNYQESLPFPPPTTIAGIIGAATGREYFEAQNYCRELSYGVHIQENEGMAKDPWAIKKVKGGGRSIGKAVVIREVIYRPKITLVIAGPQDKLKEIEEALADPRFPLSLGRDDEFITSVQSELKTAERVDKSVINNTVVKGNLEGKINIAGLHEGLISHFKTYWLNSEFDRDKRNPKVRRPVSRSPYIYISEPVKYSGEAVNVSGTAFPLWR
- the cas7i gene encoding type I-B CRISPR-associated protein Cas7/Cst2/DevR is translated as MQIKCLSWGSISKVTMGNPNAGFTEGNIQTAKKIVAPDGSAFNYVSGQCQRHGLRERFAEIGEALSTPVDGEVETTLGDPLNYIDDDLFGYMIAVTGDNRKRTSPVRIAPLVSLFPYRGDRDLLTKTRKASDKGGNMVETEVYSAYLRGGGLIELDRVGKFEPSEIKETTLEIQKEERFRRLNLLLDSMMTLWTGGKQTNILSDISPKFIAFAFQTVKLPFLLESVTCDAKGKILAETLIDSITNYSNIIDRVIIGTTKVLDASELNAGANQNIEILPMTDAFSKVKEIISTI